From the genome of Geobacter sp. SVR, one region includes:
- a CDS encoding TonB-dependent siderophore receptor → MRTVLMLGMILGVLGALPREGVTAEREFDVEGIRVTGKRPDMEPVYSPITVPTSAAAMVEEFDREEIRATAAANVYDIAALSPGVRLEFQGRRGMNTLMMRGGDTVGVILDGVYLPWSQASRMLAQFPVDAIESVRMVRDSSAVTLGPFVAISPAMSHDNVPSAGLGSSNQGFMVITTRRGKGFELGGSAEYGSLDTRSFQLYHGYRLGDFSYRMAGTASGTSGRSGWNNAASTLSLLVNGNYDGPALKGDFMVYYADGRREIQRGTSDSYAYTSRWYYDPLQSLDLSLNLHKQWNAVHTTSLSYSRGQVTDHEVLQDAASPTVPPASSQRDQLDSLHLWHVAATEKNRLVTGFQGFVWNSPTGQFFYPGVARKEDIFSGYIHDEYRPTGRLTIDGGVRVDAKLIEKGSDKYAPTLAYNRTISNQWQDPAISVSVGSSFKLDEVYRLMGRVGYSRQNADTFLATVDNKDPGTEQRFKYELGAEAAWHPGFNPGLTLFLYDIRNFSYAATTGGGVNNAYYIYDTADVIRGGMEATARGELPGGFGYHAGYSYITTNRSDTNRAMPHHTFSLRLSHQAGGVESNLILSYLGPYENNFLSVGGIYRPVGNYTRLDLNVSYPFTVRAARLRATLYGRNILDERYVTIAGWQDQGAVCGGKLDVSF, encoded by the coding sequence ATGAGAACAGTGCTGATGCTGGGAATGATCCTGGGTGTGCTCGGCGCCCTCCCCCGGGAGGGGGTGACGGCGGAACGGGAATTCGATGTGGAGGGGATACGGGTGACCGGCAAACGGCCTGACATGGAACCGGTCTACAGCCCGATTACGGTGCCAACGAGCGCCGCCGCCATGGTGGAGGAGTTCGATCGCGAAGAGATCCGTGCCACGGCAGCGGCCAACGTGTACGACATCGCCGCCCTCTCCCCCGGCGTCCGGCTGGAGTTCCAGGGGCGCCGGGGGATGAACACCCTGATGATGCGCGGCGGCGATACGGTGGGGGTGATCCTGGACGGGGTCTACCTTCCCTGGTCCCAGGCCTCCCGCATGCTGGCCCAGTTCCCGGTGGATGCCATCGAATCGGTGCGCATGGTGCGGGACAGCTCAGCCGTGACCCTTGGCCCCTTTGTGGCCATCTCCCCGGCCATGAGCCACGACAATGTACCCTCCGCCGGGCTGGGCAGTTCCAACCAGGGCTTCATGGTCATCACCACCAGGCGGGGTAAAGGCTTCGAGCTGGGCGGCAGCGCCGAATACGGCAGCCTGGATACCCGTTCGTTCCAGCTCTACCACGGCTATCGCCTGGGGGACTTCTCCTACCGCATGGCCGGCACCGCTTCCGGCACCAGCGGCCGCAGCGGCTGGAACAACGCCGCCAGCACCCTTTCCCTGCTGGTAAACGGCAATTACGACGGCCCGGCCCTGAAAGGGGACTTCATGGTCTACTACGCCGACGGCCGGCGCGAGATCCAGCGCGGCACCAGTGACAGCTACGCCTACACCTCCCGCTGGTACTACGACCCGCTGCAATCGCTGGACCTCTCACTCAACCTGCACAAGCAATGGAACGCGGTCCACACCACCTCCCTCTCCTACTCCCGGGGGCAGGTCACGGACCACGAGGTGCTGCAGGACGCCGCCAGCCCCACTGTCCCACCGGCCAGCTCCCAGCGGGACCAGTTGGACAGCCTGCACCTCTGGCATGTGGCGGCTACGGAGAAAAACCGCCTGGTCACGGGCTTCCAGGGGTTTGTCTGGAACAGCCCCACCGGCCAGTTCTTCTATCCGGGGGTGGCCCGCAAGGAAGATATCTTTTCCGGCTACATCCATGACGAGTACCGCCCCACCGGCCGCCTGACCATCGACGGCGGGGTCCGTGTGGACGCCAAGCTGATCGAAAAGGGCTCGGACAAATACGCCCCCACCTTGGCCTACAACAGGACGATCAGCAACCAATGGCAGGACCCGGCCATCAGCGTCTCCGTCGGCAGCTCCTTCAAACTGGACGAGGTGTACCGCCTGATGGGGCGGGTGGGATATTCGCGCCAGAACGCCGACACCTTCCTGGCCACTGTGGACAACAAGGACCCCGGCACGGAGCAGCGCTTCAAGTACGAGCTGGGGGCCGAGGCCGCCTGGCATCCCGGCTTCAACCCCGGCCTCACCCTGTTTCTGTACGACATCCGTAATTTCTCCTATGCCGCAACCACCGGGGGGGGCGTCAACAACGCCTACTACATCTACGACACCGCCGACGTCATCCGCGGAGGGATGGAGGCCACCGCCAGGGGGGAACTCCCCGGGGGCTTCGGCTACCATGCCGGCTATTCCTACATCACCACCAACCGCAGCGACACCAACCGGGCCATGCCTCACCACACCTTCTCCCTGCGGCTCTCGCACCAGGCCGGAGGGGTGGAGAGCAACCTGATCCTGAGCTACCTCGGCCCCTACGAGAACAATTTCCTGTCAGTGGGGGGCATATACCGACCGGTGGGCAACTACACCCGTCTGGACCTGAACGTCAGCTACCCCTTCACGGTACGCGCCGCCCGGCTCCGGGCCACCCTGTACGGCCGCAACATCCTGGACGAACGGTACGTCACCATTGCCGGCTGGCAGGATCAGGGCGCGGTCTGCGGCGGCAAGCTGGACGTGTCGTTCTAG
- a CDS encoding NifB/NifX family molybdenum-iron cluster-binding protein has translation MKVAFTTSTGTTIDGNFRTSNSFSVWDIGSDESYYVTSVNIRAEAGSEDDRIATRVEALRECAVVFAAQINGPAAAKLIARNIHPVRTKGPMGVEEVIGRLQEVLREKPAPWMRKAQAADLLAAAV, from the coding sequence ATGAAAGTCGCCTTCACAACTTCCACGGGTACAACCATAGACGGGAACTTTCGCACCTCCAACAGCTTCTCGGTCTGGGATATCGGTAGCGACGAGTCGTATTACGTCACCAGTGTGAATATCCGGGCAGAGGCCGGCAGCGAGGACGACCGTATCGCAACGCGGGTCGAGGCGCTCCGGGAATGCGCCGTGGTTTTTGCCGCGCAGATCAATGGTCCTGCAGCGGCAAAGCTGATCGCCCGCAATATCCACCCTGTCAGGACCAAGGGGCCCATGGGGGTAGAGGAGGTCATCGGCAGGCTGCAGGAGGTGCTGAGGGAGAAGCCGGCCCCCTGGATGCGCAAGGCCCAGGCTGCGGACCTCCTGGCAGCGGCGGTCTGA
- the cowN gene encoding N(2)-fixation sustaining protein CowN, with amino-acid sequence MKDTTIDRYVTFKGIDGDGNARRIVAMLRRYIDDPDLTNAFWERYKEKLALAANPDLNSGRHLDELFLVHSYINNIRELFEEHDDHEALALLEQVETESC; translated from the coding sequence ATGAAAGACACCACAATCGACCGCTACGTGACCTTCAAGGGGATCGACGGCGACGGTAACGCCCGAAGGATAGTGGCCATGCTGCGGCGTTACATCGACGACCCTGACCTGACCAACGCCTTCTGGGAGCGCTACAAGGAAAAACTGGCCCTGGCGGCCAATCCGGACCTGAACAGCGGCCGACACCTGGATGAATTGTTCCTGGTGCATTCCTACATCAACAACATCCGCGAACTGTTCGAAGAACATGACGACCACGAGGCGCTGGCGCTGCTGGAACAGGTGGAGACGGAGTCCTGCTGA
- a CDS encoding iron ABC transporter permease: protein MRPFPVVVAGMALAVIMLVSLVVGRYALPLGDILAYVSHALSGGGSLGPERLETIGNLLLEIRLPRILTAALIGAALSVSGAAFQAMFINPLVSPSLLGVLAGASFGAALGMVFCTNWYAVQLATFLGGIAAVGIAVSIARAYRSGGTLMLVLGGIISGALFSALLSLVKYVSDPYNQLPAIVYWLMGNMALADRATVTRAGLPILAGIACLIFMGRHLDVLSMGDEEARALGVNTGLVRTVVIVCATLVSTLTVVLAGIIGWVGLVIPHLVRMAAGPDNRTLLPVSALAGAAYLVLADDVSRLAFAFEIPIGIVTALMGIPFFVLVLKNARKGWQ, encoded by the coding sequence GTGAGGCCGTTCCCGGTCGTTGTAGCGGGGATGGCCCTGGCCGTCATCATGCTGGTCTCTCTGGTAGTGGGCCGCTATGCCCTGCCCTTGGGCGACATCCTGGCCTATGTCTCCCATGCCCTTTCCGGCGGGGGCAGCTTGGGCCCCGAGCGTCTGGAGACCATCGGCAACCTGCTGCTGGAGATACGCCTGCCGCGCATTCTCACGGCAGCCCTGATCGGCGCGGCCCTGTCGGTGTCGGGGGCTGCCTTTCAGGCCATGTTCATCAACCCCCTGGTGTCCCCCTCGCTGCTGGGGGTTCTGGCTGGGGCCTCCTTTGGCGCGGCCCTGGGCATGGTGTTCTGCACCAACTGGTACGCGGTCCAGCTCGCCACCTTCCTGGGGGGCATCGCCGCCGTCGGCATCGCGGTAAGCATCGCCCGGGCCTACCGGAGCGGCGGTACCCTCATGCTGGTGCTGGGGGGCATCATCAGCGGCGCCCTGTTCTCAGCGCTGCTCTCCCTGGTCAAATACGTCTCAGACCCCTACAACCAGCTCCCGGCCATTGTCTACTGGCTGATGGGCAATATGGCCCTGGCGGACCGGGCTACGGTGACCAGGGCCGGCCTGCCGATCCTGGCCGGCATCGCTTGTCTGATATTCATGGGCCGGCATCTGGACGTACTCAGCATGGGGGACGAGGAGGCTCGCGCCCTGGGGGTCAATACCGGACTGGTCCGCACGGTGGTGATCGTCTGTGCCACCCTGGTCAGCACCCTGACAGTCGTGCTGGCCGGCATCATCGGTTGGGTGGGGCTGGTCATCCCGCACCTGGTCCGCATGGCAGCCGGCCCGGACAACCGGACCCTGCTGCCGGTCAGTGCCCTGGCCGGAGCTGCCTACCTGGTGCTGGCGGACGACGTGTCGCGGCTGGCCTTTGCCTTTGAGATCCCGATCGGCATTGTCACCGCCCTGATGGGCATTCCTTTTTTCGTACTGGTGCTGAAGAACGCCCGGAAAGGGTGGCAGTGA
- a CDS encoding ABC transporter ATP-binding protein — protein MALFSLERLSFAYGSHAVLGEVTFDLDAGGIVALLGPNGSGKTTLLKLMLGLLRPSHGTIRLDGRDIRDIPQRELACSVAYVPQVHKESFAYLVSDVVLMGRMPHTRLFSAYGAHDRRIAREAMEKLGIEHLAGRPYTEVSGGERQLTLIARAMAQGARTFVMDEPTNGLDYGNQVCLLERLSSLSQEGCTFIFSTHHPDHALAVASRVIMLHRGTVLRDGPAERAICGESLQELYGIEVRMAAVGGGVTVCVPAIRRT, from the coding sequence ATGGCGCTCTTCAGCCTGGAGCGGCTGTCCTTCGCCTATGGCAGCCATGCGGTGCTCGGCGAGGTGACGTTCGACCTCGACGCGGGCGGCATCGTGGCCCTGCTGGGGCCGAACGGCAGCGGCAAGACCACCCTGCTCAAGCTGATGCTGGGGCTGCTCAGGCCGTCCCACGGCACCATCCGCCTCGACGGCCGGGACATCCGGGACATTCCCCAGCGGGAGCTGGCTTGCTCGGTGGCCTATGTGCCGCAGGTGCACAAGGAATCCTTTGCCTACCTGGTGTCGGACGTGGTGCTGATGGGGCGCATGCCGCACACCCGGTTGTTCTCCGCCTACGGCGCCCACGACCGCCGCATCGCCCGCGAAGCCATGGAAAAGCTGGGGATCGAACACCTGGCAGGACGCCCCTACACCGAGGTGAGCGGCGGCGAGCGGCAGCTGACCCTCATTGCCAGGGCCATGGCCCAAGGGGCCCGCACCTTTGTCATGGACGAACCGACCAACGGTCTGGACTACGGCAACCAGGTCTGCCTGCTGGAGCGCCTTTCCTCGCTCTCGCAAGAGGGCTGCACCTTTATCTTCTCAACCCACCATCCCGATCATGCTCTGGCCGTGGCAAGCCGGGTGATCATGCTCCACCGGGGAACGGTCCTGCGCGACGGACCGGCGGAAAGGGCCATTTGCGGGGAAAGCCTGCAAGAGCTGTACGGTATCGAGGTCCGCATGGCAGCGGTCGGGGGAGGGGTCACGGTCTGCGTGCCTGCCATCCGCAGGACATGA
- a CDS encoding SDR family NAD(P)-dependent oxidoreductase: MADTGKTAIVTGGSQGIGAGLVKAFMERGYNVVANSRNISRSGAFKESDRLALVDGNIAEAATAAKIAEAATSKFGSIDALINNAGIFFSKRFTDYTVEDLRSLVSVNIESFLFISQLSIKQMVAQGTGGSIVNITSTMVNHPIAGIHASVPMITKGGLEAVTRSLAMEYAKQAIRVNAVAPGVVDTPMHKDDPKDFLKTLQPMGQISDVKDVVDAVVYLSEAGQVTGVVLHVDGGAHVGKW; encoded by the coding sequence ATGGCAGATACAGGGAAAACAGCAATCGTGACCGGCGGATCGCAAGGTATCGGAGCAGGCCTTGTGAAGGCATTTATGGAGCGAGGTTATAACGTGGTGGCTAATTCGCGGAACATCTCCCGGTCGGGTGCCTTCAAGGAGTCAGATAGACTCGCGCTGGTCGATGGCAATATCGCAGAGGCAGCAACTGCGGCGAAGATCGCCGAAGCCGCCACGAGCAAATTCGGATCAATCGACGCGCTCATTAACAATGCCGGTATTTTTTTCTCGAAGCGCTTCACGGATTACACCGTAGAGGATCTGCGGTCTCTCGTCTCCGTCAACATCGAAAGTTTTCTCTTCATCAGCCAGCTCTCGATCAAGCAGATGGTGGCACAGGGAACCGGCGGAAGCATCGTTAATATCACATCGACGATGGTGAACCACCCGATCGCCGGCATACACGCATCGGTCCCAATGATTACGAAAGGGGGGCTCGAGGCTGTCACGCGGAGCCTGGCAATGGAATACGCGAAACAGGCTATACGCGTGAACGCCGTTGCGCCGGGCGTTGTCGATACGCCTATGCATAAGGATGACCCGAAGGATTTTCTCAAAACGCTGCAACCGATGGGACAGATCTCCGATGTTAAAGACGTCGTAGATGCGGTCGTATACCTGAGCGAGGCCGGTCAAGTGACCGGGGTTGTGCTTCACGTGGATGGCGGTGCGCACGTTGGCAAATGGTAG
- the lexA gene encoding transcriptional repressor LexA: MTTYACQAQKEITQRQRQVLQFIISYSDNKGFPPSQRDIAKHLNVSGTLPVMRHLDALERKGYIRRESVNRGITLTTHQSRNISLPVVGTVRAGQLSTAIEDIQGYFSVDQVAVKGDGCFFLRVRGDSMISAGIFEGDLVLVRPQQNADNREIVVAMVDGEATVKRFFREDGYIRLQPENPDMEPIVVRPEDGEVNIVGKVIGVYRQL; the protein is encoded by the coding sequence ATGACTACCTATGCTTGTCAGGCCCAAAAAGAAATTACCCAGCGTCAACGCCAGGTGCTCCAATTCATCATTTCGTATTCCGACAACAAGGGCTTCCCGCCCAGCCAAAGGGATATTGCCAAGCATCTGAATGTTTCAGGGACATTGCCCGTCATGAGGCATCTGGATGCATTGGAGCGTAAGGGCTACATCAGGCGGGAAAGCGTGAACCGGGGGATTACCCTGACAACGCATCAGAGCCGAAACATCTCTCTGCCGGTTGTGGGCACCGTACGTGCCGGTCAGCTCTCCACCGCTATCGAGGATATTCAGGGGTACTTTTCCGTTGATCAGGTGGCAGTGAAGGGGGACGGGTGTTTCTTTCTGAGGGTCCGTGGCGATTCCATGATCTCGGCCGGCATCTTCGAGGGGGACTTGGTCCTGGTGCGTCCGCAGCAAAATGCCGACAACCGTGAGATCGTGGTTGCCATGGTCGATGGCGAAGCTACCGTGAAACGATTTTTTCGTGAAGACGGGTACATACGGCTGCAGCCGGAAAACCCGGACATGGAGCCGATCGTCGTTCGCCCGGAAGACGGCGAAGTAAACATCGTCGGCAAGGTCATCGGCGTTTACCGGCAATTATGA
- a CDS encoding cytochrome-c peroxidase, which translates to MKISHIIGILAVVALGLAACGGGASNSGGTPPASTPVELTPAQACSGEATLDDQLRCMLQVAKIAPIESAPSIPDPLYNAGNLLFNSTLLSGTGTVSCASCHPTNNAGMDKLALHASLRGSPNPIHRNTPDLVNKLLGGRKFLMWDGRIGVNEDGSFFSPAGDKLPGGLDNMLAVQALFPLLSRNEMLGYIPGSGTGTGENAIAALVGDPVEANPQPVWDAIMVKVRANATIWNALTAAYPAVPPAQVGIQHVANAIAAFETRRWNASSPTANFHGYLKNTRDMTDSAKRGGILFLGKAGCYQCHNGPLFSDQKSHNLAVPQVGPGFGSGSGATPPQDKGRFEITGKDADTYAFITPSLWEVKVTGPYLHNGVYATLEQAVRHHLDAAGAARAFRCASDAPLLGTTPVPCSDSTTAPALYDDMIARLAPELQSPVTLTNNEVTDLLAFLNQLNNGTN; encoded by the coding sequence ATGAAGATCAGCCACATCATCGGCATCCTGGCAGTGGTGGCCCTGGGCCTTGCGGCATGCGGCGGCGGCGCGAGCAATTCCGGCGGCACTCCTCCGGCCAGCACACCGGTGGAACTGACGCCGGCCCAGGCCTGTTCCGGGGAAGCTACCCTGGATGATCAGTTGCGCTGCATGCTGCAGGTGGCGAAGATAGCCCCCATCGAGTCCGCCCCCAGTATACCGGACCCGCTCTACAACGCCGGCAACCTCCTGTTCAACAGCACCCTGCTGTCCGGTACCGGCACCGTCTCCTGCGCCTCCTGCCATCCCACCAACAACGCCGGCATGGACAAGCTCGCCCTGCACGCCAGCCTGCGCGGTTCTCCCAATCCCATCCACCGCAACACTCCGGACCTGGTGAACAAGCTGCTGGGGGGGAGAAAATTCCTCATGTGGGACGGCCGTATCGGCGTCAATGAAGACGGCAGTTTCTTTTCCCCGGCCGGCGACAAGCTCCCTGGCGGCCTGGACAATATGCTGGCGGTACAGGCCCTGTTCCCGCTGCTCTCCCGCAATGAGATGCTCGGTTATATCCCCGGCAGCGGCACCGGCACCGGTGAGAACGCCATTGCCGCCCTGGTGGGGGACCCGGTGGAGGCCAACCCCCAGCCGGTCTGGGATGCCATCATGGTCAAGGTGCGCGCCAACGCCACCATCTGGAACGCGCTCACCGCGGCATATCCGGCGGTGCCCCCGGCGCAGGTCGGCATCCAGCACGTGGCCAACGCCATTGCCGCTTTCGAAACCCGGCGCTGGAACGCATCGTCCCCTACGGCCAATTTTCACGGCTACCTGAAGAACACCCGGGACATGACCGACTCGGCCAAACGCGGCGGCATCCTGTTCCTCGGCAAGGCGGGCTGCTACCAGTGCCACAACGGACCGCTCTTTTCCGACCAGAAATCCCACAACCTGGCCGTGCCCCAGGTGGGACCCGGCTTCGGCTCCGGCTCAGGCGCAACTCCTCCCCAGGACAAGGGGCGCTTCGAAATTACCGGCAAGGACGCCGACACCTACGCCTTCATCACTCCATCCCTGTGGGAGGTCAAGGTAACGGGCCCATACCTGCACAACGGCGTGTACGCCACGCTGGAGCAGGCGGTACGCCATCACCTGGATGCCGCCGGCGCGGCCCGGGCATTCAGGTGCGCCAGCGATGCGCCGCTCCTGGGCACTACGCCGGTGCCGTGCAGTGACAGCACCACAGCACCGGCCCTGTACGACGACATGATCGCCCGTCTGGCGCCGGAGCTGCAGTCCCCCGTCACCCTCACCAACAACGAGGTGACGGACCTGCTGGCCTTCCTCAACCAGTTGAACAACGGGACCAACTGA
- a CDS encoding ABC transporter substrate-binding protein gives MIRIFVLLAAFLVAAVLPAHARQIIDMTGRKVTVPDRITRVYSSSPPGTWLLYAVDPSLLAGLNFAPGEREQRFLRPEFGRLPVVGGVVGHGRGLNMETLLKIKPDIVLVWDWQQQGINGRFEETFQKLGIPTVYVRLDSLGDYPAAFRFLGELLDRRERTDRLERYAEQALKDVATAVGRIPANQRVSVYYAEGDEGLATEREASFHAELIPLAGGRNVHRGEALDHVGMETVSLEQVMHYNPQAILVQEREFFARVLADPRWQGVKGVRDKRVYLIPRLPFNWFDRPPSFMRLLGLKWLANALYPRQFPLDLARETREFYRLFLGVSLADADLKEVLSR, from the coding sequence ATGATACGGATTTTCGTGCTGCTCGCTGCATTCCTGGTCGCTGCTGTTCTTCCGGCACATGCCCGGCAGATCATTGACATGACCGGCAGAAAGGTCACGGTACCGGACCGCATCACCAGGGTCTACAGCTCTTCCCCGCCGGGCACCTGGCTGCTCTATGCCGTAGACCCGTCGCTGCTGGCGGGCCTCAATTTCGCGCCCGGGGAACGGGAACAACGCTTCCTGCGCCCGGAGTTCGGGCGTCTGCCGGTCGTAGGAGGTGTGGTGGGACACGGGCGGGGGCTCAACATGGAGACCCTGCTGAAGATCAAACCGGACATCGTACTGGTGTGGGACTGGCAGCAGCAGGGGATTAACGGGCGATTCGAGGAGACTTTCCAGAAACTGGGCATTCCCACGGTCTACGTGCGGCTGGACTCCCTGGGCGACTATCCGGCCGCCTTCCGCTTCCTGGGGGAACTGCTGGACCGCCGGGAGCGGACCGACCGGCTGGAGCGCTACGCAGAGCAGGCCCTGAAGGATGTGGCAACGGCCGTGGGGCGCATCCCGGCCAATCAGCGGGTCAGCGTCTATTACGCCGAAGGTGACGAAGGCCTGGCCACCGAGCGGGAGGCCTCTTTTCACGCCGAACTGATTCCCCTGGCCGGCGGCCGCAACGTGCATCGGGGCGAGGCCCTGGACCACGTCGGCATGGAAACCGTCAGCCTGGAGCAGGTCATGCATTACAATCCCCAGGCCATTCTGGTGCAGGAGCGGGAGTTCTTTGCCCGGGTGCTGGCCGACCCCCGTTGGCAAGGAGTCAAGGGGGTGCGGGACAAACGGGTGTACCTGATACCCCGGCTGCCGTTCAACTGGTTCGACCGTCCCCCTTCGTTCATGCGCCTGCTGGGGCTCAAGTGGCTGGCCAATGCCCTCTATCCCCGGCAGTTTCCCCTGGACCTGGCCCGGGAAACCCGGGAGTTCTACCGGCTGTTCCTGGGCGTTTCTCTGGCCGACGCCGACCTGAAAGAGGTTCTGTCCCGGTGA